In Vicinamibacteria bacterium, the genomic window ATCGGATACGAATCCGATGGGAGAGAGGACGAGCTCTCGAATCCCTTCGGCGGCGAGTCGGTCGATGGCCTCGAGAACGTCGGGCGAGAGCCAAAGCACGTTGGGCGGACCGCTCCGACTCTGGTAGACGAGCTCCCAGGGATTGTCGAGACTCGCGGCCACGAGCCGGGCCGTTTCCCTGAGCTGGGCCTCGTACTCGCAGACGGCGGCCATCTCCAGGGGAATGCTGTGGGCGGTGAAGAGCACGTAGGCACCCGGGCACGAAACGAGCGCATCCTGCAGCCGCTCCCGGTTGGCCTCTATGAACCCGGGACGATCGAAGAAGGGGCCCATCTTGTCGACGGCGGGGGCGGCGGATCCCGCGGCCGCGCGAGCCCTTTCGATGTCCTCCAGGTACTGCCGGCAGCTCGAATAGGAAGAATAAGCTGAAGTCACGAAAGCGAGAGCGCGTCGGATACCGTCGTCCGCCATCGTCCCGAGGGTATCGCCAAGGAATGGATGCCAGTTGCGATTGCCCCAGTAGACCGGCAGGCCGCGACCCGAACGTTCGAGCTCCTCGCGAAGCGCCTCGACGAGCCGGCGAGTTTCGGCGTTGATGGGGCTCACGCCCCGGAACAGCTCATATTGTTTCGCCACCTGCCGGAGGCGCTCTTGCGGCACGTTTCGTCCGCGAACGACGTTTTGTAGAAACGGCATCACGTCGTCCGGCCCTTCCGGTCCGCCGAACGACACCACGAGAAGGGCGTCGTAATCCGCCACGTCCGTCACGTTACCACGCTTCACACGAGGACGAAGAAGACGCCCGCCACCATCACGACGACCGCTGCCACTTGCACCGGGTGGATCGTCTCACCGAACACGAGGCGCCCGAGAACGAGCGCCGTGAGTGAGCCGAGGGCTCTCTTCATGGCTTCGACGAGAGACACCAGAACCTGCTGGATGGCGAGAAGCTGAAACGTGAGGGCGAGGGTGACGGCGATCATCGAGGCTCCGAGGAGCACGGCGTGGCGGCGGCCAGTCTCGAGAACGGAAATGCGTCTCTGAACCGCCAGAACGACGAGGGCTCCGAGAGCGACTCCAATCGTCATCATGGTCGCGTGAAAGTAGACGCTCGCCTGGTCGATCGCCTTCTTGTCGAGGGGACCGGAAATCGACCACAGGAGCGCGACACCGGTCATGATCAGCGCACCCTTTTCCTTCACGAGTCCGACCAGGGGACGAACGAGGTTGCCATCGCTGTTGAGGGCCATGGCGCCGATGACCACGAGCGCGATGCCGAGGGCCTGGCGGCCGCTCGGA contains:
- a CDS encoding ferrochelatase, with protein sequence MTDVADYDALLVVSFGGPEGPDDVMPFLQNVVRGRNVPQERLRQVAKQYELFRGVSPINAETRRLVEALREELERSGRGLPVYWGNRNWHPFLGDTLGTMADDGIRRALAFVTSAYSSYSSCRQYLEDIERARAAAGSAAPAVDKMGPFFDRPGFIEANRERLQDALVSCPGAYVLFTAHSIPLEMAAVCEYEAQLRETARLVAASLDNPWELVYQSRSGPPNVLWLSPDVLEAIDRLAAEGIRELVLSPIGFVSDHMEVVYDLDIQARRRAASLGVSLLRAGTAGAHPCFVRMIREIVEEHLAGPAPEACPPGCCLPTGQRN
- a CDS encoding DMT family transporter, producing MFSLHLIYMILSGLAFACLDLVRKMLAGRLDPLALVFFMSLGAVPLTGTLVALYGTGRPTVGYLAPGLGALVLNFAGSLGFIHSVKISPLSRTIPLLSLTPVFTAVMAVPLLGERPSGRQALGIALVVIGAMALNSDGNLVRPLVGLVKEKGALIMTGVALLWSISGPLDKKAIDQASVYFHATMMTIGVALGALVVLAVQRRISVLETGRRHAVLLGASMIAVTLALTFQLLAIQQVLVSLVEAMKRALGSLTALVLGRLVFGETIHPVQVAAVVVMVAGVFFVLV